A section of the Drosophila subobscura isolate 14011-0131.10 chromosome A, UCBerk_Dsub_1.0, whole genome shotgun sequence genome encodes:
- the LOC117891520 gene encoding mucin-2-like isoform X1: MRVFNLLLIGCLIALCVSAESVGAHPPKDEPRPEPCGTTTRPPCDRATTTTTQKPPCKRETTTTTTDTPCTTTKETPPCARSTTTTTPTEPTTTTTTTTTTTTSTTTTTTTPTTTTTTTTTTTTTTTTTTTTTPEPTTTEPTTTTTTPCDTTTTTSPCEPTTTSTESTTTTTTTTTTSTTTTTTTTTTSPTTTTTTEPTTTTTEPTTTTTTPTPCETTSSTTTTTTTTTTTTTTTTTTSTTTTTTTEPTTTATEPTTTTTIPCDTTTTATPCEPTTTTTESTTTPTTTAKGPCEPKTTTKTTTESISTTPLTPDCDGDTTTSTESTTTTTTSTTTTTTTEPTTTTTESTTTTTSTTSTTTTSTTTTTTTTTTTTTTTSTTTTTTTEPTTTATEPTTTTTTEPTTSTPTPCETTSTTTTATTTTTTTTTTTTTTTTTTTTTTTTTTTKTEPATTTTEPTTTEPTTTSTAACETTTTTSTTTTTTSTTSTTTTSTTTTTTTTTTTTTTTSTTTTTTTEPTTTTTEPTTTSTAACENTTTTSTTTTTTSTTSTTTTSTTTTTSTEPTTTTTESTTTTTTEPTTSTTTPCETTSTTTTTTTTTTTSTTTSTTTTTTTTTSTTSTTATTTTTTACDTTTPTTKTTTTTSTPTTTPTTSPADTTTPKSCKTETTTRPPCSTTRPPCTTTRPPCTTTTTRAPCTTTRTPCTTTRAPCTTTREPCTTTRAPCTTTRAPCTTTRPPCTATITTPCPTPAPTEAPGPSNNGHSGHTVNNDNSRDVALAQLLISRHDCRGKVDGTYLADIRHCRHYYVCDRQRSRRQNCPLGQWFDRQLKTCRQSSEVTNCLAMRN, translated from the exons ATGAGAGTTT TCAACTTGCTGCTGATTGGATGTTTGATTGCGTTGTGTGTCAGCGCGGAGTCGGTGGGTGCTCATCCTCCAAAGGACGAGCCCAGGCCCGAGCCATGTGGGACCACGACGAGGCCACCCTGTGACCGtgcgacaacaacaaccacccaAAAGCCACCCTGTAAACGGGAAACTACAACTACGACAACAGATACGCCTTGCACTACAACCAAGGAAACACCCCCCTGTGCACGatcaactacaacaacaacacccacTGAACCGACAACCACAACGACCACAACAACGACTACCACGacatccacaacaacaacaacaacaacccctacaacaaccaccactacaacaacaaccaccacaacaacaacaaccacaactacaacaacgacaCCCGAACCGACAACCACTGAacctacaactacaacaacaacaccatgTGACACAACTACCACAACGTCGCCCTGTGAACCTACAACCACAAGTACTGAatcaacaacgacaacaacaacaacaactacaacgtcaacaactacaacaacaactacgacAACGACATCCCCAACAACGACCACCACAACAGAGCCAACAACCACAACTActgaaccaacaacaacaacaacaacaccaactcCCTGTGAAACAACGTCTTCAACCACAACAACGACTACAACAACTactacaacgacaacaactacgacgacgacatcGACAACAACGACCACCACTACTGAGCCAACAACCACAGCTACTGAaccgacgacgacaacaaccatACCCTGTGACACAACTACCACAGCGACACCCTGTGAacctacaacaacaactaccgAATCAACAACAACCCCAACCACTACAGCAAAGGGGCCATGCGAGCCTAAAACCACAACGAAGACCACCACTGAATCGATATCGACAACACCATTAACACCTGACTGTGACGGCGACACGACCACATCTACAGAATCAACAACTACTACGACGACATCCACAACCACGACAACGACTACAGAGCCAACAACCACAACTACTGAatcaacaacgacaacaacttCAACAACGTCTACGACAACAAcgtccacaacaacaaccacaactactacaacaacaactactacGACGACCTCCACTACAACGACCACGACTACTGAGCCAACCACCACAGCTACTGAACCAACAACGACCACCACCACTGAACCGACAACATCAACACCAACACCCTGTGAAACAACGTctacaaccacaacagcaactacaacaacaactacaacgacaacaactacaacgacaacaactacaacgacaacaactacaacgacaacaacgacgacgaagacTGAGCCAGCAACCACAACTACTGAGCCGACAACTACTGAGCCGACAACGACATCAACAGCTGCATGTGAaactacgacgacgacatccacaacaacgacaacaacttCAACAACGTCTACGACAACAAcgtccacaacaacaaccacaactactacaacaacaactactacGACGACCTCCACAACAACGACCACGACTACTGAGCCAACAACC ACAACTACTGAGCCGACAACGACATCAACAGCTGCATGTGAAAATACAACGACGACAtccacaacaacgacaacaacttCAACAACGTCTACGACAA cgacatcCACAACAACGACCACTTCTACTGAgccaacaaccacaacgactgaatcaacaacgacaaccacTACTGAACCGACGACGTCAACAACAACACCCTGTGAAACAACGTCTacaaccacaacgacaacaactacgacgacgacatcCACAACAACGTCC acaacaacaaccacaacaacaactacgtCAACGACATCCACAACAGCGaccacgacaacaacaacagcctgTGACACAACGACcccaacaacgaaaacaactacaacaacatcCACTCCAACCACTACCCCTACCACATCACCCGCTGACACAACAACACCGAAATCCTGCAAAACAGAAACTACAACACGTCCGCCATGCTCAACAACGCGGCCACCATGTACAACAACTCGACCACCATgtaccacaacaacaacacgggCACCATGCACAACAACACGGACACCATGCACAACAACACGGGCACCATGCACCACAACACGGGAACCATGTACCACAACACGGGCACCATGCACAACAACACGGGCTCCATGTACCACAACAAGGCCACCATGTACGGCAACAATCACCACTCCGTGCC CAACACCAGCCCCAACTGAGGCACCCGGTCCATCCAATAACGGCCATTCCGGCCACACCGTCAACAACGACAATTCCAGGGACGTGGCTCTTGCTCAGCTGCTGATCTCCCGTCACGACTGCCGCGGAAAAGTCGATGGAACTTATCTGGCCGACATACGCCATTGTCGCCACTACTACGTGTGCGACAGGCAGAGATCTAGGCGCCAGAACTGTCCTCTCGGACAGTGGTTCGACCGTCAGCTGAAAACTTGCCGTCAAAGCAGCGAGGTTACCAATTGCCTGGCCATGCGCAATTAG
- the LOC117891520 gene encoding mucin-2-like isoform X2 has protein sequence MRVFNLLLIGCLIALCVSAESVGAHPPKDEPRPEPCGTTTRPPCDRATTTTTQKPPCKRETTTTTTDTPCTTTKETPPCARSTTTTTPTEPTTTTTTTTTTTTSTTTTTTTPTTTTTTTTTTTTTTTTTTTTTPEPTTTEPTTTTTTPCDTTTTTSPCEPTTTSTESTTTTTTTTTTSTTTTTTTTTTSPTTTTTTEPTTTTTEPTTTTTTPTPCETTSSTTTTTTTTTTTTTTTTTTSTTTTTTTEPTTTATEPTTTTTIPCDTTTTATPCEPTTTTTESTTTPTTTAKGPCEPKTTTKTTTESISTTPLTPDCDGDTTTSTESTTTTTTSTTTTTTTEPTTTTTESTTTTTSTTSTTTTSTTTTTSTEPTTTTTESTTTTTTEPTTSTTTPCETTSTTTTTTTTTTTSTTTSTTTTTTTTTSTTSTTATTTTTTACDTTTPTTKTTTTTSTPTTTPTTSPADTTTPKSCKTETTTRPPCSTTRPPCTTTRPPCTTTTTRAPCTTTRTPCTTTRAPCTTTREPCTTTRAPCTTTRAPCTTTRPPCTATITTPCPTPAPTPAPTPAATPAPTEAPGPSNNGHSGHTVNNDNSRDVALAQLLISRHDCRGKVDGTYLADIRHCRHYYVCDRQRSRRQNCPLGQWFDRQLKTCRQSSEVTNCLAMRN, from the exons ATGAGAGTTT TCAACTTGCTGCTGATTGGATGTTTGATTGCGTTGTGTGTCAGCGCGGAGTCGGTGGGTGCTCATCCTCCAAAGGACGAGCCCAGGCCCGAGCCATGTGGGACCACGACGAGGCCACCCTGTGACCGtgcgacaacaacaaccacccaAAAGCCACCCTGTAAACGGGAAACTACAACTACGACAACAGATACGCCTTGCACTACAACCAAGGAAACACCCCCCTGTGCACGatcaactacaacaacaacacccacTGAACCGACAACCACAACGACCACAACAACGACTACCACGacatccacaacaacaacaacaacaacccctacaacaaccaccactacaacaacaaccaccacaacaacaacaaccacaactacaacaacgacaCCCGAACCGACAACCACTGAacctacaactacaacaacaacaccatgTGACACAACTACCACAACGTCGCCCTGTGAACCTACAACCACAAGTACTGAatcaacaacgacaacaacaacaacaactacaacgtcaacaactacaacaacaactacgacAACGACATCCCCAACAACGACCACCACAACAGAGCCAACAACCACAACTActgaaccaacaacaacaacaacaacaccaactcCCTGTGAAACAACGTCTTCAACCACAACAACGACTACAACAACTactacaacgacaacaactacgacgacgacatcGACAACAACGACCACCACTACTGAGCCAACAACCACAGCTACTGAaccgacgacgacaacaaccatACCCTGTGACACAACTACCACAGCGACACCCTGTGAacctacaacaacaactaccgAATCAACAACAACCCCAACCACTACAGCAAAGGGGCCATGCGAGCCTAAAACCACAACGAAGACCACCACTGAATCGATATCGACAACACCATTAACACCTGACTGTGACGGCGACACGACCACATCTACAGAATCAACAACTACTACGACGACATCCACAACCACGACAACGACTACAGAGCCAACAACCACAACTACTGAatcaacaacgacaacaacttCAACAACGTCTA cgacaacgacatcCACAACAACGACCACTTCTACTGAgccaacaaccacaacgactgaatcaacaacgacaaccacTACTGAACCGACGACGTCAACAACAACACCCTGTGAAACAACGTCTacaaccacaacgacaacaactacgacgacgacatcCACAACAACGTCC acaacaacaaccacaacaacaactacgtCAACGACATCCACAACAGCGaccacgacaacaacaacagcctgTGACACAACGACcccaacaacgaaaacaactacaacaacatcCACTCCAACCACTACCCCTACCACATCACCCGCTGACACAACAACACCGAAATCCTGCAAAACAGAAACTACAACACGTCCGCCATGCTCAACAACGCGGCCACCATGTACAACAACTCGACCACCATgtaccacaacaacaacacgggCACCATGCACAACAACACGGACACCATGCACAACAACACGGGCACCATGCACCACAACACGGGAACCATGTACCACAACACGGGCACCATGCACAACAACACGGGCTCCATGTACCACAACAAGGCCACCATGTACGGCAACAATCACCACTCCGTGCCCAACACCAGCCCCAACACCAGCCCCAACACCAGCCGCAACACCAGCCCCAACTGAGGCACCCGGTCCATCCAATAACGGCCATTCCGGCCACACCGTCAACAACGACAATTCCAGGGACGTGGCTCTTGCTCAGCTGCTGATCTCCCGTCACGACTGCCGCGGAAAAGTCGATGGAACTTATCTGGCCGACATACGCCATTGTCGCCACTACTACGTGTGCGACAGGCAGAGATCTAGGCGCCAGAACTGTCCTCTCGGACAGTGGTTCGACCGTCAGCTGAAAACTTGCCGTCAAAGCAGCGAGGTTACCAATTGCCTGGCCATGCGCAATTAG